TGTAAAACTGAaccattcttctttccttctttctgagctcgtttatttttctttgcaagttCATAGTTCTAAACGTATGTAATGTAGCTCATTGTTTGCTTTTCACCATTCCTCTGGGAGGGGACCTGGCCCTGACTTCTGTACTACACAACACATGGTGCGACTGctccatttcttttccaacaaaaaaacagtGTGTAGAAGGGGGATGATGGGCACCTACGAGGCTATTCATTCCGTATACTAAATTCGCTGAATTCTAATAACAGAAGTGTCACCTGTATTTGTTTGTGCAATACACGAAAGGTGGATACAGTTATTAAGTGATCGAGAAGTCGCGGTAAAGTTCCGTATGGGTCCAGCATAGAATTCGGAATGGATGTAGGATGGTAAGCAATCATAGgaacaataaaaatactgGACCCCTGATCGTATTGACCATGGAATTCCTGCATCGTACCGTTTAGAATGAGAGAGCAACGAAATAACTAATTTAAGATTATGAGTTATCTACACCGTCAGACAAGCGATAATTCACTTACTGGTTTGATTTTGGAATTCACTTGCATCACTCTGTATTTGAGTTTGCGTAGAATTAGCTCTTTGCGCTTTGATGATAACGAATTATGTCCAAAGCATGTTTGAATACTATCTCACTTCACTCTGCTTATAGCTTAGCATAGATTTTCACGCCGACATTGCTTAAATGTAACGCTGTACGCGGAGTTCTCTATCTAGATTCATTCTTAAAGCGCTCGTTTGGACTAGATAGCTCTGCAGCGCTCGTTTTACGAAGTGTTCTTGGTATGAGGCGATCTTTTCGTGCGTATTTGCGTAGCGTCACCTGTAAACACAACGAGCCGGCAACACTCCGCAAAGGCTCCGTTTTCGTCGACTCACTGGTTATTTGGCAAGGGATATACTTTCACAACCTACACATTTGAACCTATTAGATGTCTGTAAGAGCGCAGTAATACTCAGTATATGCAAATATTTGACTATTGACAACCGTGCCGTTTTAATTCACGGTAGATCTGGAGCGTGTAGTTAGCACACATCTTCGAATGATTTGTTTCAGGGTCTGAACTTTGTGGCTGCGGTGATCCTGCTGGTGGTGAAAGACGAGTCAAAAGCATCAGATCTTCTCATTCAAATGGTAAGGAGAAGACAGGATTACTACGGTGATACGATGTCGGGTTTGAAAAAAGACACGAagcttttggaaaaaatccttGCGTGAGTCGTTCATTCTACAATCATTGCTGCTTCGGACACACCGATGCAGAGACCATTGAGAGGTTGCCATCTTGTGCCTCTGACATATCTTCGGAGGGTTTGGGTATTATGAAGGACAGAAATACACCGTTTGCTTTTACTGTCTACTATTTCCTCTTAAATGTAGATGTCTTAGATGTTATGTATATATGGCAAATTTTATGGGGAGTATGAATAGTCGCCAACCAGAGTAAATCTCAATTGAGTGTTGACAAGGAAGGAATGCATTTTTGCTAGTGCCGCGGACGTTTAATCGCCATCTCAAATGTCATACCTTCGTTCCCAGAAAGATGTCAACTATGTagagaaaatggaatgaaaacgTTTTGTAAATTAGTCTTATCCCAAAGAGtttcataaaggataaaaagataaagggtctggcgttaatcaatccgcttgggatgcgccatcacgttcacttcaattcagaatcatttgaggtttacgaacgtgtaactggtctatacaatgacttgctgttactagccgatgtgtcaagtcagtctttgaatcctccaagacaagaagactggtaccaatttatcaatcccgaagggatggaaggcttggtgagtactagggcggattcgaacctctgatcgatcgtgcaggaagcggaacctctaaccgctacactacatccaaCCTTTTAAAAGGTTTCATAGGTAGAAGTTAGTCATAGTAATAATTGCACAACTAGATATTCTGCTAGTAATCAGAATTTTCAGATAATATTTGGTGTTAACGCACATGGCGTTTTCGAATGAGTactgcaaaaatttcgcaAAACGTGTCCTTATGGTTGGCAGTGTAGGAGTGCGATGATCGTGCCTCCAACCGACAAGCAAGTAAAACTGACAGCAGTACAACAGCAAGCGACAAATTtgtaaaactaaaaattgcGGCGAGACAGCAGCACTAGCAGGCACTACTACATTTGTTAAAATCAGCAAAATGGTCCAACACGTCGCGGATTGATACTATCATTTAACTGTCAACAATGTTTTTCAGAACTTCACTTTAGGACCAAATTAGTTTGGAGTTTGGAAAAAGCGTCCTTAAGGACTGTTGCAGGATGCTCATTTTCCAAGAAGAGCGAGCACCCTTCTTCtccactttgtttttttctacaccGTAGTCTGAAGCACCCACTTAAATACGCGGATTTTTAGTGATTTACTGAACTTCTTTTTCAGTTGGaacaacaacaattaaaaatcATCATTTCTAAATTTAAGAAAGGTATCGTTGATTCGAAGCATCTTCTGGAAAATCTCAAACTTTTTCCAAGAGGACAATTTCAACTTCTATAGTTCTAAACTAAAAGATTACCTGGTGTCGTCGCCAGGATTAGTTCCCGAGAAGCAGTGGGCATCGGCAGTAGCTGGATTCCTGTCACAACCGCAGAGGAGCCGGAGCTGGGTCAAATCACGGGACTAGCCATGGTCTAGCCTGTGGAGACATATGGACGCGTGGCTAGGGTCGCTCCGCCTGCTTCAACTCCCTCTTTCGGCTTCCTCTGTTGTAGCCGAAGTCCTGTTCTTCAGCATTGCTGCTAGGGCCCTGCAAACTGTATTGTGCGGTACATCGGATGGCTAGCAGGTTCCATCCTTGCATACATACACAGTACGGCACCACACTGTAATATGATTACCTAAGAAAGAATACTAAACACACTAAAAACGGCACCATAACTACGAGAAAATACGCATATGTTATCCTATAACCACTATATACATTATGTACATGATGGACATCATGCATAACTCAATACTTTAACAACGTCTAAGTTAGAGATCTACATGACTCTAAATGGTGCCTGTTTGAGGACTTGCGTCTCAAGTGGTTATAGATGGCTGTGATCTTgctctccttttcttccttcctcttGGTCCAGAGGACTTGGTAAAGATAACTCAATGATTACATCGAATGTTGGAagctttttattttactcatCATGGTGATAAGTTATAGCGGCATCTTGTTACCTGCTTTTTTGCTTGGCATTCTTGAAAAAGTGCCGACTGAAAGATGTCTGAACATTGTGTCAAAATATCTTCATCTGCAGATTGTGAATGACATGGTCTCCTACTTGATTCTAGAAGTAGATAGCTGAACACTGTCTTGAAAGAATCATCAACTCACGTACAAGCTGCtgctgatttttatttatttatttattgaaaacacctacaggtgcgccataaaacaaaaacaagatggaacagagctcactagaatttcgcccaAAATTTACGCAACAAGACTGACCCTTCAAAGCGTAAGGGGTGGTAGATTGGCAAgccattctcctgctacagaaggtgagaaatcctcacgcgagatccttttcccagactCAAAACCCAGGTAAATAAACGATGccagggtttgggtgaccaacttaacctcgaAACGGAGGAATCCATCAGGGACCCTGGGCGAACGGGTGGGGGGACCTCAAGGGCAAAGGCTCACtaactttgctatccttgaacaGCTTTCCACCACTAGGAGAAAATAAGGACCAATTGTAggaatgaatttgaaaaagagcatatcaaggcagaattccagctagctagtgtcataataaacaatagaaaaagaagaactaaaaCTGTGAGCTAAAAACACATATCAACCCAATGCTTATTGTGGTCGCCTGTTAGAAGAGGAACTTGCCCCACATCTCTGAAACAATTAGATATTAGGCCTCGCTCATACCTAGAATACGTAGGACATTTAGTTTGGATATCCTGCTTTTGAATATCCTCGAGTTTGGACTAGACATAACTTCAGCCGGAGGTAGATTAATCCAACGCGCAACTATGCAGAAAAAGAGTTAAACATGTTTGAGAAGAGTTTTCGTCTGAGTTTAGAGTAGTGCAAATTGAAGCTTCCTGTTCTCCCGCTTATTGGTCGGAAAATCCAATACTTTCTTGCCTTTAGCTTAACTTCCATTCGACGGATCCGAAAACCCAAAACAAAATTGTTGACTACTCGTCTGTACTTCAACCTCTTTAATTTCAGCGTGTTAAGTCGAATTTCACAGGAAGGAAGTGTTTCAGGGTAACCCGGATCGGGAAAGCATCTATAATAAACTAGCgtgatgaaaatttgttgtatttttctatctttttgaTATCGTTCTTCAAGAATGGACTCCAGACTGGCGTGGCGTATTCTATGTCCTTAACTTGCACGTTCCtcattattataaaaatagacGACAGCGCTTTTTTGGTGACTAAGTCAAAATGAGTGGAGAATTTAAATGATTCATCAATTATTACCCCAACATCTTTAATTTGTTCTTGATATTGAAAGTCGTTGAATTGCATAGGTAAGGGATCTGAGGAGCCGCTCCGAAATGCAACACCGCCATTTCGAAAAGATTTAAAGGTATATCTCATTTTCTTGATCATAACATTCTATGGATTGCTAGGGAGATGGTATTGTGAGCGGAAGCTTGCTCACTAGGTTGGTATGAGAAATATATTTTGATGTCGTTTGCAAACATTTGAACTTTCATGTCAGGATGGGTTTTCAAATAGCTGGGAAGGTCAGCAGTGAACGccaggaaaagaaagagaaagagagtaCACTGCCTTGCGGAACTCCGGTTTGCAATACATAACGCTTGGAATTACTATTATGGACCTTTACAGTCATGTGTCGTTCTTGAAGCTACGATTTCAACCAACTGAGCAACTGTCCGCGAACTCCATAGTTTTCAAGTATGGGGAGAAGCTTTTTGTGGTTTACCATGTCAAACGCTTTAGATAGGTCGAATAATATTACATCAACTGACTTCCTCTTGTTTACTTCGGCCATCCAATCATAGCCCGAATCAGACAATAACAAATTAGTGGAGGATCCAGATTGGAAGTCGTGTTGTCCGGAAGGAATGACATCTCTTGTTGATAGCCACTTTCTtagtttttcgttgattatCTTTTCCAAAACTTTGCTTGCAGAGGATACAATACTGATGGGGCAAAAGTTCGAGAGAACgttagaattgcttttcttAGGTATTGCAAAATACCCAAAAAAATAAGTCTTTCCAGATGTTTGGAACTTCAATAAAGATAGGCGAAGGATTAAAAATATAAGCAAGAGGAAGACATAAAATGTCCGCACATTGTTGGTAAACTATCTGGGGAATGCCATCGTAGGGAAGAGGAAGGATTTAAACGTTTCAGAATAGTAAGAACTTCATTTGGATAAATGACAATGTCAAAGGACTTTAGAGGAATATGAGAGGCAGAGGAAGCAGTAATTAACGATGGAAGATTATGACAGCTTTCATCCGAACTTAATGAGTAGTTAGAAGCAAAGAATTCGGCAAGTGCGTTAGGTTTCGAATTCTGTTTTGATCAAAGATCTATTGTCAGACATCACGTGACACGTGCATGTTTAGTTCTTTTAGCAAGAAagttatgaaattttttcatacCCGTTTTCGACAAACGCCGCTCACGATAACCAAGGTATTTTTTAAGTGATAGTCAAAGTCAGCACAAACTTTTTATAGAGAGCGTTGTTCAAGGGGTTATGAAGTTGAAAGAAGAGTCGATTTTTTTATCAAATAGATTTCGTATTTATATGCAAGGGATGAGTAGGTGTAATTCTTTCTAAACTTCAGCGGGACAAACTTGGCTAAGCTATCGTATATCACTAGGCAAAAACGGCGATACATTTCTGCAACCGACTGATAGTTGCCGAAAACTTCCAGCCAATCAACACGAGCGAGAAATCTACGTAGCTCGGAATAGTTCACACGACTGAAATCTGGCGAGCGCAGATAGAGGGGTTGTTCGGTATTAAAGTCGAACTTGAAAGAAACAACATTATGAACGGAAGTGGCAAAGGGAGGCAGAATTTCGATATCACTGATACTAGATCCGGAAGAAAGAACGAGGTCGAGAATGGGATGTGAACGAGTGGGAGCATCAATGTTTTGGGCAAGATCACAACTTTCCAATGAAGTTTTGAAGCTTTCAGTAGTGGAATTGCTATGTTTGTTCATGTCAACCTAAAGTCGCCTACAATTATGATTTTAAGTGACGAAAGGCAGAGTTCAAAAATAGCATCAAACAAGGTATCATCATCACTCTTAGAAGAATCTGGGGGTCGATAGGTAACGAGAGATTTGAGAGAATGAGGTGTGAAAGAAGAGGGGAGTCCATCACACCATATCAGCAGTCATTTGACGTTTGAGTGGATTGAGAACCGCGTGAATTGTCACTAACTAAGCAGCAGACACCTCCGTCCTTTTGAAGCGGCCTGTCTGAGCGAAACACGAAGCATGGTAAATCGgccatcaattcagaatcggaaATTGTGGATATTTCAGTAACAGCTGATACATCAGGTTGGTGCAGACGAAGCGTTAAACAAAATACATTTTGTCTTAGAGAGACGTCCATGCTGGATTACAAGTTTCCCGTCATAGGTTTGCGGGGAAGTTCGGCAATGTGAGAGGGAACATCTTTGTAAACCACCCACTCAGGCGTAGATGACTGTTCATTTCTTAAACGACCCTCGTGCCTCAACTCATAATCCCATTTTCGTTCTGCCGCCGTCACGCTTTCACGTACAAATATGTTCGAAAGACTTGTGCGGCGTAGGAGGTGCGCTCTTGACAGAGCCTTAGCCCAATGAGAACGAGAAGGGAGTACAACTTCAAGCGCATCAAGGACATTGAccactttttcttcgaagtcCATCTGTCTTTCTATCAAAGATCTATCAGCACCCAATTCTGCTAAGCCAGTGATTTTTATTCTGGGACATTCATATATGTTAAGCGAGTTTTAGGAGATGTTGTCCTATCAAAACAAGGTCTCTGTTCGAAAAACATatctaactctttttttctccggaaGATGAACAGCACCCACAAACTTGTGAATTGCAACAAAAGAGAAGCACTTGCATTATGGAAGAAACACTTCTAGATATGTTCAGTCCTGCTTTTTGAAACTATTTGCGgttatttcaaaacaaaataatcataaactctttaaaaaaaattcaggagaGAATGCCCACAGGTGGCCAAGGTACTGAAGAATCTCGATGTTGGACTGGATCTGGTTATTGGAAAATGGCTGCTGTGTATGTTTGTCGAGACTTTACCTTTAGAAGTAAGTCAACAGCATTGTTTGATTTTGCTCTCACAAAGGTAGCTTTCAAATAGTTACGTGGAAGTGTGGTTAAGTTGATAAGCATTTTCCTTACAGCGGATATGTAGCATTGTTGGAAATGGTAATGTGTTTCAAGGAAAACCTTACAAATCTTATTTATCCGTATACTTGGATGCTCCACCTTCACTGATCGTGTGCGTCCAGCGCCATTTTCTTTCGAGAAGTTAGTATACCTCGCATATGCTTTTAACGAGATATAGATCCTTGATTCAAAGCGACCTCTCAGCTGTTCCTTCAGTGATGTGAACAGCTCAGTTGATTTCATTTCGCGGCCTTCCTCGATGGCTTGTTACCTCAGGATCCACTCTAATGTTTCTTTGGTCCATATTTCTTATCAAAGTGTCCTTGATCGATCactgctttgctttcgatatatatttcgttgttgttgttgagttGAAATGTTGtgtgcatgaaaaaaaaacgtaacagTCAAAGAGCATAGCCTCAAAAGACAGGCGGCGGGGAACTCGTCCGGCGAATTATTTGACAAAACTTTGGGGACTTTGACACTACGTTTACAGTTATCTCAACTTCCGATCAACGCTGAAGTTAGCAAAGTCGATCCCCTCTCTAATTTGAGAGACCTTGCTAGACAGCTGAACTTCTCTGTGAATTGCTTAGCGATGCCTAGAATAACTTCCCTCTATGCTACGCTAAGGCGATAAACTGTCATGCAGTTACTTTCGTCTAGCAATTCGaatagcaaacaaacaaaagagcTTTGTGGATGTTATGATGTTGTTTAGTGAAAATAGACTAATACAATATCACAAGTGACTCGCTGACCTTTATCTGCTGAAAGGATAACTAATTGTTCCTTGTATTTCAATATTATGGGCTTacctattatttgtttataacTCTTCTTGTAAACGGGAGAATACAATCGAAGAATCAAACAGAAATGTTTCTTTAGACTCTCTTGGTTGTGCAGAGATGCGCTGGGTGTGAATAATCCAAGGTTATAGAACTGATATTGAAGAAGAGCAGTCCAAGACTCTTTTCTGTCAAATGACTAGTTTGACGTACCCTACTTATAGAcagcgtgtcacgaaattggcgATACTGGAATCTCTCCAGAGATGGGTGGAGGAATGAGTGCAGTTCCCGACTGTGCCCCTTCGTCGCAATTTGTTACGCGACAGGATACGGAGAACACCGCCGTCATCCAAAAGCAGCAATTCATGCAATATAACTCAAGTAAACAGAAGAAGCTCTCCAACAACATCATAAAAGAATAGATAGTATTAATATTGTGGGGAATCCAATATTATGAAATATTAATGCaagttaaaaaatgaaataacaacGGACTTCCGAAAGTTGGCGGGATTAAAGACCGAGCTGCAAACATTTCTTATCTttacatgaatttttttagtcAGTTCTTCGCATATGGGACTGCATGATCTACGACGGAAATGACGTTTGGTTGTTTCGAGTCACACTTTCCCTCATTCGAGCCAACCAGAAAAAGATTGGAGCCGCCCGTTCACTTGACCAACTTATTCTTGCTTTTCGAAGTGTTGGTCAATGTCGACTAGCACTTTATTGTCATCAACTAATTGAGGTAAGTTCACGTTGACTATAGGTCTCCCGCTTGTTTAAAGCTCCACGAAATTTATAAGTGGAGGTGGAGCTGATGACGACAGCTGATACATTTGCGCATTTTAAAGTTCCTAGGCAAAATTGAAGaactattgcttttttttacttttaagaACCACGGAGTAACGATAAAAAGCTTAAAATCAAGAGAACGACCTGAGTAATAGCGCTAATGAAATATTGTTCATTGTTGATAACCTCCTAGTGAAGGCTGTTAGTTATATCGTGTTGCAAAAGTGCAAACTTCTCCCGAAAATAATAAAGGCAGTTCTCAAGACGAAAACATCTAGAGTGGATAGTACACGGCGATTAATCTCGTCTGAGAGTTTCTGATCCAGCTCCATCTAGCTGAGGAAAGAAGTGTTTTTGGAAACTGCGGTATGATATATCGGCCTTATTTGGGCTCGTACCTCAACAACTCAAGCAGTTTCTTTGTCTTCCACACATTCTTGCTTCTCTCTTGTGTGCCCCACATTTTAGTAGCTCGGAAAACTTAGGTACCAACATTTACACTGCCAATAAGTCTTGAAAACCTTGAAAATCTCGCGTTCACAAATGAGTGACGTGTTAAACTGTATCGTCCGACTTGTACGCTAACGTTGCATCATGCATCTACCGTTCTACGGTTGTGTCAAGACGACATTACGCAcggtaagcggctgcgctaggAATTGTGCGGTGGAGCggagcggttaggatcgatggaggacctttgctagcaccattcctcgctgcagttcgcgatggtctcacttcgattgcaaccgctttctccatcgtgccgcttcgagcccaaccgcttgcgcaactgtaccgtgcttcatgtggttttgactcTAATATACGACTAATTGCACATGGAAATGGTGGCGATGAAAA
This is a stretch of genomic DNA from Necator americanus strain Aroian chromosome II, whole genome shotgun sequence. It encodes these proteins:
- a CDS encoding hypothetical protein (NECATOR_CHRII.G6915.T2), with translation MTAWHFTGPPGGMVDDLGFECPWYSNDRRDLAAMDECREMEQAKRDYARFWADYFPVLVRRRRRWERSDPRRNPHTLQRFVYKGIPAPLRKEIWMRNCAPRGPPEVTTVLPSTVEAIKLDLPRTFPNNRYLQVERNRNVLGRMLYCLAQHLPSVGYCQGLNFVAAVILLVVKDESKASDLLIQMVRRRQDYYGDTMSGLKKDTKLLEKILARECPQVAKVLKNLDVGLDLVIGKWLLCMFVETLPLERICSIVGNGNVFQGKPYKSYLSVYLDAPPSLIVCSVLRIWDCMIYDGNDVWLFRVTLSLIRANQKKIGAARSLDQLILAFRSVGQCRLALYCHQLIEHAKSERVSQKMIDELRLTCEMEAT
- a CDS encoding hypothetical protein (NECATOR_CHRII.G6916.T1), which produces MDFEEKVVNVLDALEVVLPSRSHWAKALSRAHLLRRTSLSNIFVRESVTAAERKWDYELRHEGRLRNEQSSTPEWVVYKDVPSHIAELPRKPMTGNL